The genome window ACAGGTCGTCCAGACCGTTCCAGAAACCGACGGCGAGACCGGCGGCGTACGCGGCACCGAGTGCCGTCGTCTCGGCGACGACCGGACGAACGACCGGGACGCCCAGGACGTCAGCCTGGAACTGCATCAGCGCGTCGTTCGCGACCATGCCGCCGTCGACCTTGAGCTCGGTGAGGTCGACGCCTGCATCGGCGTTGACCGCGTCGAGCACATCGCGGGTCTGGAAGGCGACTGCCTCGAGTGCCGCGCGAGCGATGTGGTTCTTGTTCGCGTAGCGGGTGAGACCGACGATCGCGCCGCGTGCGTCAGGACGCCAGTACGGAGCGAACAGACCCGAGAACGCGGGGACGATGTACACGCCGCCGTTGTCGTCGACCTGCTTGGCGAGCTCTTCGACCTCGGGAGCGGATCCGATGATGCCGAGCTGGTCGCGGAGCCACTGGATCAGGGATCCGGTGACGGCGATCGAGCCCTCGAGCGCGTAGTGCGTCGGTCCGTCGCCGAGCTTGTAGCCGACGGTGGTGAGCAGCCCGTTCTTCGAGTGGACGATCTCCTCGCCCGTGTTGAAGATGAGGAAGCAACCGGTGCCGTAGGTGTTCTTGCTCTCACCCGTGTTGAAGGCGGCCTGCCCGAAGGTCGCGGCCTGCTGGTCGCCCAGGATGCCGGCGATCGGCGTCTCGCGCAGCAGCGACGAGTCCTCGGCAGCTCCGTACACCTCGGAGGAGGAACGGATCTCCGGCATCATCGAGCGCGGCACGCCGAAAGCCTCGAGGATGTCGTCGCGCCACTCGAGCGTCTCGAGATCCATGAACATCGTGCGCGAGGCGTTGGTGACGTCGGTCACGTGCACACCGCCGTCGACACCGCCCGTGAGGTTCCACAGCACCCAGCTGTCGGTCGTGCCGAAGACGAGGTCGCCCGCCTCGGCCTTCTCGCGTGCACCCTCGACGTTCTCGAGGATCCACGCGATCTTGGTGCCCGAGAAGTAGGTCGCGAGGGGGAGGCCCACGACGGGCTTGAATCGCTCGACGCCGCCGTCGGAGGCGAGGCGGTCGACGATCTCCTGCGTGCGGGTGTCCTGCCAGACGATGGCGTTGTAGACCGCCTTGCCGGTCGTCTTGTCCCAGACCACAGCGGTCTCACGCTGGTTGGTGATGCCGACGGCGGCGATGTCGTGACGCGTCAGATCGGCGCGGCTCAGGGCGAGTCCGATGACCTCCTGGACGTTGCGCCAGATCTCGGCGGGGTCGTGCTCGACCCAGCCGGCCTTCGGCAGGATCTGCTCGTGCTCCTTCTGACCGGTCGCGACGATGCTGCCCTTCTTGTCGAAGATGATCGCGCGGCTGGAGGTGGTGCCCTGATCGATGGCGATGATGTAGTCGGCCATTGTGTTCTCCTTTGAAGTCAGGTTCGGGTTCAGGCGAGGTTCAGCAGGACGGGTGCGGCGACGGCGGCGAGGACACCACCGATGAGCGGGCCCACGACCGGGACCCACGAGTACGACCAGTCGCTGGAGCCCTTGCCCTTGATCGGCAGGATGGCGTGGGCGATACGCGGTCCGAGGTCACGTGCAGGGTTGATCGCGTAGCCGGTCGGTCCACCGAGGGAAGCACCGATGCCGACGACGACCAGCGCGACCGGGAGCGCGCTGAGCGGTCCGAGGCCTCCGGGGGTTCCGATGTCGGCGACGCCGTAGTCCGCGAACGCGAAGACCGCGAAGACGAGCACGAACGTGCCGATGACCTCGGTGACGAGGTTCCAGCCGTACGAGCGGATCGCGGGGCCGGTCGAGAACACACCGAGCTTGTTCGCCGCCTCCGGCTCCTCGTCGAAGTGCTGCTTGTAGGCGAGCCAGGTGAGGATCGCACCGACGATCGCTCCGAGGAGCTCGGCACCGGTCGCGACGGCGAACTGCGAGAAGTCGATCTTGCCGGCGACCAGGAGGCCGATGCCGACGGCCGGGTTCAGGATCGCGCCGGAGTATGCGGAGGCGAGGACACCCACGAAGACCGCGAGACCCCATCCCCAGTTGACCATCAGGAAGCCGCCGCCGAAGCCCTTGTTCTTCGCGAGGGCGACGTTGGCGACCACACCACATCCGAGGAGGATCAGCATCGCTGTGCCGACGAACTCCGAGAGGAAGTAGAGACCGAGATTCACATCAGTCATGTCTTCATTGACCTTTCTTGAGTGCCAGGGCCCCTTAGCCCTGGCACTTGTTGGGAGTTACACCGCGTGGAGGGCGGTGTTCGGATGTCTCGTCAGCCGCGTGTGCGGGACGAGATCTTCAGTCCATGTCGCTCGTTCAGCAGAGTGCGCGTCTGATCCAGCTCGGCATCGTGTCGCGCACGATCCCAGTCGAGCAGAGGTGCCAGTGCGTCGGCAAGCTCTTCGAGCACATCCGCGTCGGCGTGTCCGGTGAATGCGATGCTGGTGCGGCGCAGGATGACATCCTGCAGGCGCGCGACCATCTCGTTCTCCACCATCCATGCGAGCTCGCGCGTCGAGAGGTCGCCACCGGCGAGGGGAGCGTCGTCGCCCTGTTCGATGTACTCCCACACCTGCGCTGCGCGGGTGCCGTAACGGGCGAGCAGGCGTTCGGCGCGCTCACCGGCTCCGGGCAGGTTCTCCTGGATCCAGATGCGTCGGGCCTTCTCGGTGCGCGGGAAGTCGCGGCCTCCGCCGATCGCGCGCCCGGCCGTCGACACGGTGCGGGTGCGGCCGATCAGCCCGAGCACGACGTCGGAGAGCGACTCGCCGAGGGCGCGGAAGGTCGTCCACTTGCCGCCGACCAGGCTGACGAGGGGTGCTGCGCCCTTCTCGTCGACCTCGATGCGGTAGTCGCGAGAGACGAACCCGGGAGCCGTGTCCTCGTGGCGGGGAAGCGGTCGGATGCCGGAGAAGTTGTAGACGATCTGCTCGCGGGTCACGTCGATCTGCGGGAAGACGTGGTGGATGAGGTCGAAGAAGTAGTCGATCTCCTCCTCCGTGCAGACCGGGACCTCGCGCGGATCCGCGTCGATGTCGGTCGTGCCGACGAGGACGCGTCCCTTGAGTGGGTAGATCAGCACGATGCGGCCGTCGGAGTGCTCGAAGAAGATCTCGCGTCCTCGCGTCGCCTCGAGGAGCTCGGGGTGGTCGAGCACGATGTGCGAGCCCTTGGTGCCGCCCATGAAACGGGTGTCGGTGCCGAGGGCGTCGTTCGTGAGGTCGGTCCAGGGGCCGGAGGCGTTGACGACCACATCGGCGGTGACGGTGAACTCGGTGCCGCTCTCGCGGTCGCGGAGCACGACGTTCGCGCCGTCACGTGCGACGGCCTCGACGTAGTTCAGTGCGATGGCACCGCCCGGATGCGCGGCGCGTCCGTCCTGCAGCACGTCGAGCGCGAGACGCTCGGGGTCGTGCATCGAGGCGTCGTAGTACGTCGCGGTGTACTTGATGTTCGGGTCGAGCGAGGGGAGTTCGGCCAGCGAGCGCTTGCGACCGAGGAACCGGTGACGGGGCACCATTCCACCGTCGCGCGAGAACGTGTCGTAGATCGTGAGGCCGACCTTGATCAGGAACGCGCCGCGCTCCTGGGGCTTGCCGCTCTTGTGCGTCAGGAAGCGCAGGGGAGCGGACAGGATGCCCGAGAAGGTCGAGTAGATCGGGATCGTCGTCTCGAGCGGCTTCACGTAGTGAGGCGCGATCTTGAGCAGACCGTTGCGCTCTTCGACGGACTCGCGGACCAGTCGGAACTCGCCGTTCTCGAGATAGCGGATGCCGCCGTGGATCATGTGGCTCGACGCCGCCGACGCGCCGGAGGCGAAGTCTCCGCGTTCGACGAGCAGGACGTCCACGCCCTGCAGTGCGAGGTCACGGAACGTGGAGATGCCGTTGATCCCCGCTCCGATGACAAGGACGCTCGTGCGTCCCGATTCACGGACCGCGCGGACTTCGGCGCGTTCCGGTGATGAGTGTGTCGACTCGATCATCTTCGACCCTTCTCTGTGCGTGCCCCCAGCTTCGACCCTTCTGGCCAGTGCGCGCAAGCCGGTTGCACATATGTGCAAAGATCGACGCGAGGAGGTCGTCGTGGCACATTCAGATGCAGTATCCCGCGATTCGAAGCTGGTCGCGGCGCTCACCGCCGCCCAGCTCTACTACATGCAGGACAAGACCATGGAGGTCATCGCGCAGGAGCTGAAGACCTCTAGGTCGTCGGTGTCGCGTCTTCTCAGCTTCGCCAGGGAGAGCGGCCTCGTGGACATCCGCATCAACTCCCCGCTGGAACGGCTCGGGATGCTGGAGCAGCACATCAGGGACCGCTACCGCGTCGTCGCGCACGTCGTTCCGATTCCGGAGATCGTCAGCGAGGTGGAGCGACTCGAGCGCGTCGCGCTGACCGCCGGACGGCTGCTGTCGCAGTTCGTCGACTCGAACATGATCGTCGGCGTCGCCTGGGGGTCGACGATCAGTGCCGTCAGCCGCGGGCTGACGCAGAAGGAGACGCACAACACGACATTCGTGCAGCTCAACGGCGCGGGCAACACGCAGACCAGCGGTGTGGAGTACTCGAGTGACATCCTGCAGCGCTTCGGCAGCGCGTTCGGTGCGCAGGTGCAGCAGTTCCCGGTGCCGGCGTTCTTCGATGACCCCTCGACGCGTGAGGCGATGTGGCGGGAACGCAGCACACGCCGTGTGCTGGATCTGCAGTCCAAGATGGACATCGCTGTGTTCAGCCTCGGCTCGCCCGCCGCGGAGGTCCCCAGTCGGGTCTACGTCGGCGGCTACCTCGGCCGCGACGACTACCGCAGCCTGCGTGAGGACCACGCGATCGGCGACGTGGCGACGGTGTTCTTCCGGGCGGACGGGTCGTGGCGGGATATCCGGGTGAACGCGCGGGCGACCGGACCAGGACTAGACAGGCTGCGCCGTGTGCCCAGGCGCGTGTGCGTGGTCTCGGGCGTGCCCAAGCTCGTGAGCCTTCGTGCGGCGATCGCTGCCGAGCTCATCACCGATGTGGTGCTCGATGAGGGCCTGGCGCGGCGACTCGTCGAGGACTGAGGTCAGCCCTCTTCCGTGGACGCCTCGGGGCCGGAGCGGAACTCGCGGATCAGATGCTGCACGACGGCGCCCAGATCTCCACCGGTCGCATTCGCGATGGTCAGCTGACGCTCGTAGCTGGCACCGTCGTGCAGGATGGTCCCGATGCTCCCGAACTCTCGCACGCAGCCGAGTTCCACAGCGACCGGGGCCAGGTCTTCGATCACCTGCGCGAGATGATCGCGCACAGGGCGCTGCGTGCCCGCGGCATCCACGATCACGCGAGCATCGAGGCCGTAGCGCGCTGCACGCCACTTGTTCTCGCGGTGGTACCAGGCCGGCATCTGCGGCAGGGTCCGACCCTCGTCCAGCTCTCGTGAGAGGTGCTCCACGAGCACCTGGACCAGTGCCGCGACGGCGGCGAGCTCCGGCAGGGTCGACAGGCCGTCGCATGCGCGGATCTCGATGGTGCCCCAGCGCGGCGCCGGACGGATGTCCCAACGCACCTCCGTGGCATCGGCCATGACACCGGTGCGGACCATGTCGTCGAGGTAGGCCTCGTACTCCGACCAGTCCTGGAGGGGCCAGGGGAGTCCCGCGGTGGGCAGCTGCTGGAAGACGAGGGCCCGGTTCGAGGCGTATCCGGTGCGCTCTCCGGCCCAGAACGGGCTCGACGCCGCGAGTGCCTGAAGATGAGGGAGGTAGCCCGAGAGGGCATTGATGATCGGGATGACCTTGCGCTGGTCCTCGACCCCGATGTGCACATGGATGCCCCAGATCATCATGTTGCGACCCCACCACTGGGTCCGCTCGATCAGGGTGTGATACCGGGTCTTGTCG of Microbacterium sp. LWH13-1.2 contains these proteins:
- the glpK gene encoding glycerol kinase GlpK → MADYIIAIDQGTTSSRAIIFDKKGSIVATGQKEHEQILPKAGWVEHDPAEIWRNVQEVIGLALSRADLTRHDIAAVGITNQRETAVVWDKTTGKAVYNAIVWQDTRTQEIVDRLASDGGVERFKPVVGLPLATYFSGTKIAWILENVEGAREKAEAGDLVFGTTDSWVLWNLTGGVDGGVHVTDVTNASRTMFMDLETLEWRDDILEAFGVPRSMMPEIRSSSEVYGAAEDSSLLRETPIAGILGDQQAATFGQAAFNTGESKNTYGTGCFLIFNTGEEIVHSKNGLLTTVGYKLGDGPTHYALEGSIAVTGSLIQWLRDQLGIIGSAPEVEELAKQVDDNGGVYIVPAFSGLFAPYWRPDARGAIVGLTRYANKNHIARAALEAVAFQTRDVLDAVNADAGVDLTELKVDGGMVANDALMQFQADVLGVPVVRPVVAETTALGAAYAAGLAVGFWNGLDDLSANWQEDRRWEPSMEDAERDRQLRLWRKAVSKSMDWVDEDVK
- a CDS encoding MIP/aquaporin family protein, with translation MTDVNLGLYFLSEFVGTAMLILLGCGVVANVALAKNKGFGGGFLMVNWGWGLAVFVGVLASAYSGAILNPAVGIGLLVAGKIDFSQFAVATGAELLGAIVGAILTWLAYKQHFDEEPEAANKLGVFSTGPAIRSYGWNLVTEVIGTFVLVFAVFAFADYGVADIGTPGGLGPLSALPVALVVVGIGASLGGPTGYAINPARDLGPRIAHAILPIKGKGSSDWSYSWVPVVGPLIGGVLAAVAAPVLLNLA
- a CDS encoding glycerol-3-phosphate dehydrogenase/oxidase; the encoded protein is MIESTHSSPERAEVRAVRESGRTSVLVIGAGINGISTFRDLALQGVDVLLVERGDFASGASAASSHMIHGGIRYLENGEFRLVRESVEERNGLLKIAPHYVKPLETTIPIYSTFSGILSAPLRFLTHKSGKPQERGAFLIKVGLTIYDTFSRDGGMVPRHRFLGRKRSLAELPSLDPNIKYTATYYDASMHDPERLALDVLQDGRAAHPGGAIALNYVEAVARDGANVVLRDRESGTEFTVTADVVVNASGPWTDLTNDALGTDTRFMGGTKGSHIVLDHPELLEATRGREIFFEHSDGRIVLIYPLKGRVLVGTTDIDADPREVPVCTEEEIDYFFDLIHHVFPQIDVTREQIVYNFSGIRPLPRHEDTAPGFVSRDYRIEVDEKGAAPLVSLVGGKWTTFRALGESLSDVVLGLIGRTRTVSTAGRAIGGGRDFPRTEKARRIWIQENLPGAGERAERLLARYGTRAAQVWEYIEQGDDAPLAGGDLSTRELAWMVENEMVARLQDVILRRTSIAFTGHADADVLEELADALAPLLDWDRARHDAELDQTRTLLNERHGLKISSRTRG
- a CDS encoding sugar-binding domain-containing protein, with amino-acid sequence MQDKTMEVIAQELKTSRSSVSRLLSFARESGLVDIRINSPLERLGMLEQHIRDRYRVVAHVVPIPEIVSEVERLERVALTAGRLLSQFVDSNMIVGVAWGSTISAVSRGLTQKETHNTTFVQLNGAGNTQTSGVEYSSDILQRFGSAFGAQVQQFPVPAFFDDPSTREAMWRERSTRRVLDLQSKMDIAVFSLGSPAAEVPSRVYVGGYLGRDDYRSLREDHAIGDVATVFFRADGSWRDIRVNARATGPGLDRLRRVPRRVCVVSGVPKLVSLRAAIAAELITDVVLDEGLARRLVED
- a CDS encoding glutamate--cysteine ligase, yielding MKLDFAPSARSTVGLEWEIMLADPVSGDLVGRAPELLSALEAESEDERHTVTGELLTNTIEVTSGIGDSVAHAIDDIANAIAAVRTATDPAGIELLSAGSHPFAQWYDQEVTDKTRYHTLIERTQWWGRNMMIWGIHVHIGVEDQRKVIPIINALSGYLPHLQALAASSPFWAGERTGYASNRALVFQQLPTAGLPWPLQDWSEYEAYLDDMVRTGVMADATEVRWDIRPAPRWGTIEIRACDGLSTLPELAAVAALVQVLVEHLSRELDEGRTLPQMPAWYHRENKWRAARYGLDARVIVDAAGTQRPVRDHLAQVIEDLAPVAVELGCVREFGSIGTILHDGASYERQLTIANATGGDLGAVVQHLIREFRSGPEASTEEG